A genomic stretch from Hemibagrus wyckioides isolate EC202008001 linkage group LG18, SWU_Hwy_1.0, whole genome shotgun sequence includes:
- the dipk1b gene encoding divergent protein kinase domain 1B — translation MVVRGRERLAETVGRMPRALRRLVHLVLLCPLPKGLQSRMPAVKVKYLMVAWLGVLVTSWVVYIQYSSYSELCRGHVCTMLICEHYRKGIISGSVCKSLCEEKTLTLQRCLSTSPTHQVYSAVWKEKAVVVKCGLHDAQRDASLYDKPTRGTSMDEFREMLHSFLKNSLGEQLSLGSLVSRIISLADVNADGKVSLAEAKSVWALLRINEFVLTLVLQDKEHAPRLLGFCGQLYTTEHVAHSTLFSVNIPSWLHPLVPTALSSSLNHWLAPAWPRRARVAIGLLEMVEELFHGAYGTFYMCDATPQRVGYSTSYDCKMPDLGSVVPEATVRAFLRGRACQVNSDCTFGSDCTATCDRLAKQCNMEVVRPNLAKVCALLRDFLFFGAPSDLMDDLDKQLRTCMTLSGLASQMEVHHSLVLNNLKTLLWKKISDTKYS, via the exons TCCCGTATGCCTGCAGTGAAGGTGAAGTACCTGATGGTGGCATGGTTGGGTGTATTGGTGACCAGCTGGGTTGTCTACATACAATACTCCTCCTACTCTGAGCTATGCAGGGGCCATGTCTGCACTATGCTCATT TGCGAGCACTACCGTAAGGGGATTATCTCTGGCTCTGTGTGTAAGTCTTTGTGTGAGGAAAAAACTCTAACTCTGCAGCGCTGCCTCTCCACATCACCTACGCATCAG GTATACAGTGCCGTGTGGAAAGAGAAAGCTGTGGTAGTAAAGTGCGGATTACATGATGCGCAGCGTGATGCCAGTCTCTATGATAAACCCACACGTGGCACGTCCATGGATGAATTTCGAGAGATGCTGCACTCTTTTCTTAAG AACAGCCTGGGTGAACAGCTGTCTCTTGGCTCACTTGTCTCGCGTATTATCTCACTGGCTGATGTCAACGCTGATGGTAAAGTCTCTCTAGCTGAAGCAAAGTCAGTGTGGGCTCTACTACGCATTAATGAGTTTGTCTTGACTCTGGTACTACAGGATAAAGAGCATGCACCCCGTCTATTGGGGTTTTGTGGCCAACTTTACACCACAGAGCATGTGGCCCACAGCACACTCTTCAGTGTAAACATACCATCCTGGCTTCACCCCCTGGTGCCCACAGCTCTAAGCAGTTCGCTAAACCACTGGCTGGCTCCAGCCTGGCCACGCCGTGCCCGTGTCGCGATTGGTCTGCTAGAGATGGTCGAGGAACTCTTCCATGGTGCCTATGGCACTTTCTACATGTGTGATGCCACACCTCAGCGAGTGGGCTACAGTACCAGCTATGACTGCAAGATGCCTGACCTGGGAAGTGTGGTACCGGAAGCAACCGTACGGGCTTTCCTGAGAGGACGAGCTTGTCAAGTCAACAGTGATTGCACATTTGGGAGCGACTGCACAGCCACATGTGACCGCCTGGCCAAACAATGCAACATGGAAGTGGTGCGACCAAATTTGGCTAAAGTGTGTGCCCTTCTGAGGGATTTCCTATTTTTTGGGGCTCCGTCTGACCTAATGGATGACTTGGACAAGCAACTGCGCACCTGCATGACACTGAGTGGTCTAGCCTCTCAAATGGAGGTGCATCACTCACTTGTGTTAAACAACCTCAAAACGCTGCTATGGAAGAAGATCTCAGACACCAAGTATTCATGA